Proteins encoded within one genomic window of Clupea harengus chromosome 10, Ch_v2.0.2, whole genome shotgun sequence:
- the cldn33b gene encoding putative claudin-24 produces the protein MGNPCVCALELLGVLVGSLAWFCSLATTLMPQWLTLSTELLPTESFEQGLWETCVVQEMGGLECRPYDSILGLTADIQMARILMCLCLSTSMLGLLVAVPGLSQIKSCPGEDGQCAKRALKIIAGVLCMVSGVLGLVPVSVAAHTTVVKFFDERVPEVIPRWEFGDAIFIGWVAGFLHVIAGVLLITSIPRSHRGQARFTQHHHRQEVRTIHSPARKHSEYV, from the coding sequence ATGGGTAACCCGTGCGTCTGTGCTCTGGAGCTTCTGGGAGTGCTGGTGGGCTCCCTGGCCTGGTTCTGTTCCCTGGCCACCACCCTCATGCCCCAGTGGCTGACGCTGTCCACCGAGCTGCTGCCCACGGAGAGCTTCGAGCAGGGCCTGTGGGAGACGTGCGTGGTGCAGGAGATGGGGGGCCTGGAGTGCCGGCCGTACGACAGCATCCTGGGTCTGACGGCCGACATCCAGATGGCGCGTATCCTCATGTGCCTGTGCCTGAGCACCAGCATGCTGGGGCTGCTGGTGGCCGTGCCGGGGCTCAGCCAGATCAAGAGCTGCCCGGGCGAGGACGGCCAGTGCGCCAAGCGGGCGCTGAAGATCATCGCCGGGGTGCTGTGCATGGTGTCCGGCGTCCTAGGGCTGGTGCCCGTGTCGGTGGCGGCACACACCACAGTGGTAAAGTTCTTCGACGAACGCGTGCCCGAGGTGATCCCGCGCTGGGAGTTCGGTGACGCCATCTTCATCGGCTGGGTGGCCGGCTTCCTGCATGTGATCGCCGGGGTCCTGCTCATCACGTCCATTCCTAGATCACACAGAGGCCAGGCGCGATTCACGCAGCACCACCACAGACAAGAGGTCAGGACTATCCACAGCCCGGCCAGAAAGCATTCCGAGTATGTCTGA